A window from Symphalangus syndactylus isolate Jambi chromosome 22, NHGRI_mSymSyn1-v2.1_pri, whole genome shotgun sequence encodes these proteins:
- the STEAP3 gene encoding metalloreductase STEAP3 isoform X2: MPEEMDKPLISLHLVDSDSSLAKVPDEAPKVGILGSGDFARSLATRLVGSGFRVVVGSRNPKRTAGLFPSAAQVTFQEEAASSPEVIFVAVFREHYSSLCSLSDQLAGKILVDVSNPTEQEHLQHRESNAEYLASLFPTCTVVKAFNVISAWTLQAGPRDGNRQVPICSDQPEAKRAVSEMALAMGFMPVDMGSLASAREVEAMPLRLLPAWKVPTLLALGLFICFYAYNFVRDVLQPYVQESQNKFFKLPVSVVNTTLPCVAYVLLSLVYLPGVLAAALQLRRGTKYQRFPDWLDHWLQHRKQIGLLSFFCAALHALYSFCLPLRRAHRYDLVNLAVKQVLANKSHLWVEEEVWRMEIYLSLGVLALGTLSLLAVTSLPSIANSLNWREFSFVQCVATSSAGNTGSGNRRHEFQSQDPHLPALHHQTSFLGSQSFCCSLVPVSTPYGHQEDLSWSC, translated from the exons ATGCCAGAAGAGATGGACAAGCCACTGATCAGCCTCCACCTGGTGGACAGCGACAGCAGCCTTGCCAAGGTCCCCGATGAGGCCCCCAAAGTGGGCATCCTGGGTAGCGGGGACTTTGCCCGCTCCCTGGCCACACGCCTGGTGGGCTCTGGCTTCAGAGTGGTGGTGGGGAGCCGCAACCCCAAACGCACAGCCGGGCTGTTCCCCTCAGCGGCCCAAGTGACTTTCCAGGAGGAGGCAGCGAGCTCCCCGGAGGTCATCTTTGTGGCTGTGTTCCGGGAGCACTACTCTTCACTGTGCAGTCTCAGTGACCAGCTGGCGGGTAAGATCCTGGTGGATGTGAGCAACCCTACAGAGCAAGAGCACCTTCAGCATCGTGAATCCAATGCTGAGTACCTGgcctccctcttccccacctGCACAGTGGTCAAGGCCTTCAATGTCATCTCCGCCTGGACCCTGCAGGCTGGCCCGAGGGATGGTAACAGGCAG GTGCCTATCTGCAGTGACCAGCCAGAAGCCAAGCGTGCTGTCTCGGAGATGGCGCTCGCCATGGGCTTCATGCCCGTGGACATGGGATCCCTGGCAtcagcccgggaggtggaggccatgcCCCTGCGCCTCCTCCCGGCCTGGAAGGTGCCCACCCTGCTGGCCCTGGGGCTCTTCATCTGCTTCTATGCCTACAACTTCGTCCGGGACGTTCTGCAGCCCTATGTGCAGGAGAGCCAGAACAAGTTCTTCAAGCTCCCCGTGTCCGTGGTCAACACCACACTGCCGTGCGTGGCCTATGTGCTGCTGTCACTAGTGTACTTGCCCGGCGTGCTGGCGGCTGCCCTGCAGCTGCGGCGTGGCACCAAGTACCAGCGCTTCCCCGACTGGCTGGACCACTGGCTGCAGCACCGCAAGCAGATCGGGCTGCTCAGCTTCTTCTGCGCCGCCCTGCACGCCCTCTACAGCTTCTGCTTGCCACTGCGCCGCGCCCACCGCTACGACCTGGTCAACCTGGCAGTCAAGCAG GTCTTGGCCAACAAGAGCCACCtctgggtggaggaggaggtcTGGCGGATGGAGATCTACCTCTCCCTGGGAGTGCTGGCCCTCGGCACGCTGTCCCTGCTGGCCGTGACCTCACTGCCATCCATTGCAAACTCGCTCAACTGGAGGGAGTTCAGCTTCGTTCAG TGTGTGGCAACTTCCAGTGCAGGGAACACAGGCAGTGGAAACAGAAGACATGAATTTCAGTCCCAAGACCCCCACTTACCTGCCCTGCATCATCAGACAAGTTTTCTAGGCTCTCAGAGCTTCTGCTGCTCACTTGTGCCTGTGTCCACCCCATATGGTCATCAAGAGGATTTGAGCTGGTCATGTTAA
- the STEAP3 gene encoding metalloreductase STEAP3 isoform X1 — translation MPEEMDKPLISLHLVDSDSSLAKVPDEAPKVGILGSGDFARSLATRLVGSGFRVVVGSRNPKRTAGLFPSAAQVTFQEEAASSPEVIFVAVFREHYSSLCSLSDQLAGKILVDVSNPTEQEHLQHRESNAEYLASLFPTCTVVKAFNVISAWTLQAGPRDGNRQVPICSDQPEAKRAVSEMALAMGFMPVDMGSLASAREVEAMPLRLLPAWKVPTLLALGLFICFYAYNFVRDVLQPYVQESQNKFFKLPVSVVNTTLPCVAYVLLSLVYLPGVLAAALQLRRGTKYQRFPDWLDHWLQHRKQIGLLSFFCAALHALYSFCLPLRRAHRYDLVNLAVKQVLANKSHLWVEEEVWRMEIYLSLGVLALGTLSLLAVTSLPSIANSLNWREFSFVQSSLGFVALVLSTLHTLTYGWTRAFEESRYKFYLPPTFTLTLLVPCVVILAKTLFLLPCISRRLARIRRGWERDGAIRFTLPTDHSLAEKTSHV, via the exons ATGCCAGAAGAGATGGACAAGCCACTGATCAGCCTCCACCTGGTGGACAGCGACAGCAGCCTTGCCAAGGTCCCCGATGAGGCCCCCAAAGTGGGCATCCTGGGTAGCGGGGACTTTGCCCGCTCCCTGGCCACACGCCTGGTGGGCTCTGGCTTCAGAGTGGTGGTGGGGAGCCGCAACCCCAAACGCACAGCCGGGCTGTTCCCCTCAGCGGCCCAAGTGACTTTCCAGGAGGAGGCAGCGAGCTCCCCGGAGGTCATCTTTGTGGCTGTGTTCCGGGAGCACTACTCTTCACTGTGCAGTCTCAGTGACCAGCTGGCGGGTAAGATCCTGGTGGATGTGAGCAACCCTACAGAGCAAGAGCACCTTCAGCATCGTGAATCCAATGCTGAGTACCTGgcctccctcttccccacctGCACAGTGGTCAAGGCCTTCAATGTCATCTCCGCCTGGACCCTGCAGGCTGGCCCGAGGGATGGTAACAGGCAG GTGCCTATCTGCAGTGACCAGCCAGAAGCCAAGCGTGCTGTCTCGGAGATGGCGCTCGCCATGGGCTTCATGCCCGTGGACATGGGATCCCTGGCAtcagcccgggaggtggaggccatgcCCCTGCGCCTCCTCCCGGCCTGGAAGGTGCCCACCCTGCTGGCCCTGGGGCTCTTCATCTGCTTCTATGCCTACAACTTCGTCCGGGACGTTCTGCAGCCCTATGTGCAGGAGAGCCAGAACAAGTTCTTCAAGCTCCCCGTGTCCGTGGTCAACACCACACTGCCGTGCGTGGCCTATGTGCTGCTGTCACTAGTGTACTTGCCCGGCGTGCTGGCGGCTGCCCTGCAGCTGCGGCGTGGCACCAAGTACCAGCGCTTCCCCGACTGGCTGGACCACTGGCTGCAGCACCGCAAGCAGATCGGGCTGCTCAGCTTCTTCTGCGCCGCCCTGCACGCCCTCTACAGCTTCTGCTTGCCACTGCGCCGCGCCCACCGCTACGACCTGGTCAACCTGGCAGTCAAGCAG GTCTTGGCCAACAAGAGCCACCtctgggtggaggaggaggtcTGGCGGATGGAGATCTACCTCTCCCTGGGAGTGCTGGCCCTCGGCACGCTGTCCCTGCTGGCCGTGACCTCACTGCCATCCATTGCAAACTCGCTCAACTGGAGGGAGTTCAGCTTCGTTCAG TCCTCGCTGGGCTTTGTGGCCCTGGTGCTGAGCACACTGCACACGCTCACCTATGGCTGGACCCGCGCCTTCGAGGAGAGCCGCTACAAGTTCTACCTGCCTCCCACCTTCACGCTCACGCTGCTGGTGCCCTGCGTCGTCATCCTGGCCAAAACCCTGTTTCTCCTGCCCTGCATCAGCCGCAGACTCGCCAGGATCCggagaggctgggagagggacGGTGCCATCAGGTTCACGCTGCCCACAGACCACTCCCTGGCCGAGAAGACGAGCCACGTATGA
- the STEAP3 gene encoding metalloreductase STEAP3 isoform X3, with protein MPEEMDKPLISLHLVDSDSSLAKVPDEAPKVGILGSGDFARSLATRLVGSGFRVVVGSRNPKRTAGLFPSAAQVTFQEEAASSPEVIFVAVFREHYSSLCSLSDQLAGKILVDVSNPTEQEHLQHRESNAEYLASLFPTCTVVKAFNVISAWTLQAGPRDGNRQVPICSDQPEAKRAVSEMALAMGFMPVDMGSLASAREVEAMPLRLLPAWKVPTLLALGLFICFYAYNFVRDVLQPYVQESQNKFFKLPVSVVNTTLPCVAYVLLSLVYLPGVLAAALQLRRGTKYQRFPDWLDHWLQHRKQIGLLSFFCAALHALYSFCLPLRRAHRYDLVNLAVKQSCSNTARYNDAMSQEKDCPGSHDCPPVAESASEFKPVVSMPQGCPSTPCHPLLL; from the exons ATGCCAGAAGAGATGGACAAGCCACTGATCAGCCTCCACCTGGTGGACAGCGACAGCAGCCTTGCCAAGGTCCCCGATGAGGCCCCCAAAGTGGGCATCCTGGGTAGCGGGGACTTTGCCCGCTCCCTGGCCACACGCCTGGTGGGCTCTGGCTTCAGAGTGGTGGTGGGGAGCCGCAACCCCAAACGCACAGCCGGGCTGTTCCCCTCAGCGGCCCAAGTGACTTTCCAGGAGGAGGCAGCGAGCTCCCCGGAGGTCATCTTTGTGGCTGTGTTCCGGGAGCACTACTCTTCACTGTGCAGTCTCAGTGACCAGCTGGCGGGTAAGATCCTGGTGGATGTGAGCAACCCTACAGAGCAAGAGCACCTTCAGCATCGTGAATCCAATGCTGAGTACCTGgcctccctcttccccacctGCACAGTGGTCAAGGCCTTCAATGTCATCTCCGCCTGGACCCTGCAGGCTGGCCCGAGGGATGGTAACAGGCAG GTGCCTATCTGCAGTGACCAGCCAGAAGCCAAGCGTGCTGTCTCGGAGATGGCGCTCGCCATGGGCTTCATGCCCGTGGACATGGGATCCCTGGCAtcagcccgggaggtggaggccatgcCCCTGCGCCTCCTCCCGGCCTGGAAGGTGCCCACCCTGCTGGCCCTGGGGCTCTTCATCTGCTTCTATGCCTACAACTTCGTCCGGGACGTTCTGCAGCCCTATGTGCAGGAGAGCCAGAACAAGTTCTTCAAGCTCCCCGTGTCCGTGGTCAACACCACACTGCCGTGCGTGGCCTATGTGCTGCTGTCACTAGTGTACTTGCCCGGCGTGCTGGCGGCTGCCCTGCAGCTGCGGCGTGGCACCAAGTACCAGCGCTTCCCCGACTGGCTGGACCACTGGCTGCAGCACCGCAAGCAGATCGGGCTGCTCAGCTTCTTCTGCGCCGCCCTGCACGCCCTCTACAGCTTCTGCTTGCCACTGCGCCGCGCCCACCGCTACGACCTGGTCAACCTGGCAGTCAAGCAG TCCTGCAGTAACACAGCAAGATACAATGATGctatgagccaggaaaaggactgtCCAGGGTCTCATGACTGCCCACCAGTGGCAGAGTCGGCGTCAGAATTCAAGCCTGTGGTCTCTATGCCCCAAGGTTGCCCTTCCACACCCTGCCACCCCCTCCTCCTCTGA